The Deltaproteobacteria bacterium genome includes the window CAACCCCAAAAATGGCCACCAACAGTACCAGGGACGCCAGTTCAAATGGGAACAGAAATGTCGTGTACAGGCTTGTGCCCACAGCTTCGGTATTTCCACCGAAGATACGGCCGACAAGCTTGACAACCGGGCGGGAAAATGAACCCTGCACTGTTAGGATGACAAGTTCAAACATAAGTGCGATACCGGCGATCATCGCAAAGAACCGCTGGCGGTGAATAATCCTCAGTTCCCTGGTTTCGGAGAGGTCCAGCAGGGCAACAACAAAAAGGTATAGGACCATGATGGCGCCGGTATAGACAAGGATCTGAATGGCAGCCAGGAATTCAGCGTCCAGCAGTACAAAAA containing:
- a CDS encoding NADH-quinone oxidoreductase subunit J, which translates into the protein MYSLLFYYFAVATIVTAVLSISRHNPVHSVVFLVPCFFHVAGLFVLLDAEFLAAIQILVYTGAIMVLYLFVVALLDLSETRELRIIHRQRFFAMIAGIALMFELVILTVQGSFSRPVVKLVGRIFGGNTEAVGTSLYTTFLFPFELASLVLLVAIFGVVVLARREKTE